A stretch of DNA from Pan troglodytes isolate AG18354 chromosome 21, NHGRI_mPanTro3-v2.0_pri, whole genome shotgun sequence:
GGAGTTGAACTCAGTGATAGTCTTTCAGATGTCTATCCGTTCTTAAATTCCTTAGTTCCATACTTTGGATTTTTAGAACCGGACTTCATTTGGGTGGAGGGGGTTTGGGAAATGCTGGTTTGTGATTAGATGAGGAGGGGGGTTATGGAAGTGTTGGACAATGACAGAGGgagatttaaaaatcattcttctctttgccttttgCTCTTCTGACAGTGAGAGTCAGGAAGCTGAGAAGCAAGAAACTTAGAAAGGTGACTTAAAATTCTGGCCTATTTACACAACAAATTAGCTAAGATATTTTAATGTACAGCTTACTAGAATAGAAGGTACCAGCAAATGGTACCAGGAGTTCCAGGCCTGAGAACTGGAAGGGTTTCAGGTAGAGGCAGTGCATTCCAGTGAGGCAGACTAATGGCTTTCTGAGTCCAGCCTGTGAAGTGTTCTCAATATGAAACCATTTctgctgaaaataaaatttgaacagTAATATAAGCAGTACCCATTGGAAATTGACATTATGAGGTCAATTTTACAAGACTATGCAGTCTCTGTTATGCATGAAGCCACACTGATTCAAACAAATCCAGAAAACAACACTGTCCTCTGCTTTTAAACTTTTAGTCAGGCTGGGAACAGtagattttatcttattttttcacctttaaaaatctttcaggtgggcgtagtggctcacacctgtaatcccagcactttgggaggccgaggcaggtggatcacctgaggtcagcagtttgagaccagcctggccaacatggtgaaaccctgtctctactaaaaatacaaaaaaaaaaaaaaaaaaaattagccaggcatggtggcaggtacctgtaatcccactactcaggaggccgagacaggagaatcgcttgaacttgggaggcagagactgcagtgagccaagattgcaccattgaactccagcctgggcaacaagagtaagactccatctaaaaaaaaaaaaaaaaaaaatctctcattgccaccagcctggccaatacggtgaaaccccatctctaccaaaaatacaacaactagttgggtgtggtggcgggcgcctgtaatcccagctactcgggaggctgaggcaggagaatcgctagaacctgggaagcagaggttgcagtgaactgagatcgtggcattgcactccagcctggatacagcctgggtggcagagtgaggctctttcaaaaacaaaaacaaaaacaaaaacaaaaacaaaaacaaaaaaacacctctcGCTGCCAGACAAGACTCTCTTGCTATAGCTATACATGAGCCCTCATGCATGAAATGGTAAAAAGCAAATAGTGATTGGCCAAAAGAGTaacctgaggccaggtgcagtggctcacacctgtaatcccagcactttgggaggctgaggcgggcggatcacaaggtcaggagatcaagaccatcctgtctaacacggtgaaaccccatctctactaaaaatacaaaaaattagccgggcgtggtgacacacgcctgtagtcccagctactcgggaggctgaggcaggagaatcgcttgagcccaggaggtggaggttgcagtaagccgagatagccccacggcattccagcctcagtgacagagcgagtctctgtctaaaaaaaaaaaaaaaaaaaaagagcaacctGAATTAATTCAATCTTTGGGGGCTTCAGGTAACAATGGTAGCTGTGGGGGCCTGAGCCTTTAGGGACCCTAGAAACAGTGGATGGAAGCTTTCCTACCACTCCCTGCCCACATACCTCTTTCTGAGTTTCTTTCCAACTTCTTTTTTCCAGCAGTTACAGGAAGTGAGTAAGAGCAGACTGGGTCACTAGGCAGAGAGTAAAGGCTGCTCCTTTTGGCAAACCCGTCTTGGtatctccctttcccttcctttgttTACTAGACCAATGCAAAAGTGAGGGGTCTGTCCCATCAGCTCACTAAAGAACCACAATTGCTTAGGAAAAGTTGCCTATGCCTGCCTGCCAAGATCTTAGCCCTTAGATTATGGCATAGTAACTCTAGCCCCTGCTCCAGCCCTGATTATGCCCTGAGGTCTTTTGATGTCTGTTGAGAAAGACGTAGGGAAACTGGGAAAAATCAAATGTATCTGAGGATCCTGGAGATGTTATACCCAGAGAGTGACAGAATGCTGAGATGGCGAAGGTTTAAGAGCTCTTCTGTGGTTGAGCCTTAAACACCAGCCAGGGCTAGACAGACAAGTAACACAAAAGAGTAAGGCAGGACAGGAAGTGACTCACAGACTGGAGGGCACATGCCTTTTCTGAGACGGAGCAGGTAATTCTCAGCTCTAATCCCGTTATGGAGAAATACAGACTATGTTGTCAAATCTTGggatttttcaaaagaagttaaaattttgatttttaaaagacatctcCTGGTATTTTCATATCGCCTCTGAATTCAAATGTATTAAAACTGCTGTTTAGGTCAAACAGAATTTACCTCTGATGCACCAGTTTGCAACTTTTATCCTATTctagttctctctctcttgttgGCATGTCGTAAACTGATCAGAAGACTGGTGGAGCTTTTGCCCAACTGGTTGGATGAATGCCTTTATACAGCCTCTGTTCCACCCCACGCCCATCTCCACTCCCACTCCTACTTGCTTGTCTCAGAGTCAGCATATACTCACTGAGCAAATGAGTATTTGGGGAGTAGGACAGAATCATTGTTTTATGGATCTAAGAGACCTCAGGGAAGACGTAGTCTAATTTCTTAACAGGTACAAGAATCTCTTTGACTAGGGATGATCTGGTCATCCTTACAGCATGACAGATGCATTTCCCTGTTTTCGCTTGAAAGTAAGTGTGAGCTTCACACCTTGATTTTACAGATTGACAGTGAGTGTGTGCTGCTAATCACAGCCCTCTTCCAGGCCCACCTGCGGGGGCTTAAAGCTAAATTTAGTAGGAAGAGCTAAGCCTCAGGCACATGCTGCTCAGGCAGTACATATttaattgggaaaaaataaaaatacttctgtTCCTGACACTTAAGACTCACAAACCAGTAGGCAGTAGGAAAGGGACCACAGTGACTTGGCCCCTGGAGGCTGAGATCTTGTCTGATCAGCTCTATTTCAACCAACTCTCAGAATGACATCAGTATCTGtctgtcttagtcagcttgggctgctatatcaaataccatagattggatggcttaaacaactaacatttatttttcacagttacagcagttggaagtccaagatcagagtgTCTtatgagggcccacttcctggcttgtagatggctgccttctgTCACTGTATCCTCATCTGGTGGAGACAGAAATCATCTCTTTCTCATATCTCCTTTcttagggcactaatcccattgtAAGTGCTCTACCTtgatgacctaattacctctcagAGGCCCCCACCTCCACATGCTACCACATtgaggattagggcttcaacattttGGAATCACACAAACATTTAGTCAATAGCACTGCCCAGAGCCACCATGCTTCCCTGTGCCCATCTGGCTAGCCATGCCCCAATGCTATACACACACCACTGGCTTTTAAGaggcaaagagactggtgacagATGGGCCTTCTCTCAGTTGTCTGGAAAAGGCCAGGGACATTTTCATTGCCtcataaacatgagaatattatTATCATGCCAGACTGGACTTTAAACAGAGAGGTACAGAGAGTCCACTATTTCTTggacatttttacaaaataaataatttttttccattttgcaaatatcatttcaaaataacttatCAGTGCCacccaatagaaatataatgtgagccacaaatataatttcaaattttatagtaaccacatttaaaaagtaaaaagagacaggtggaaattaatttcaataatatattttatttttatccaatttttttctgatatataattttataaatctgatctatttgaaatatatattatccaatacatccaaaatattatttcagcatATAATGATATAAAAATTGTTGAGATTATTTCACATTATTCTTTATTCTCAGAAGTCTGATGTGTATCTTACATATATAGCATGTCTCAGATcggaccagccacatttcaagtgctcaacagcacTTGGGCTTATGGTGCCTGCAGTGTAGACCCAGAGCTGTCAGTGGCCTTGGCTTCAGGCATTTTATCTGAACTCTGTGACATAGGTTGAAATCCAAGCCCTCCCAGCTAACAACTGAGACAGTGCTAACTGCCTGTCTCCTTTCATGGGGTGCCCTTGAATTAAGGAGGACTTAGTAAAGGAGCTATAGATATTTGGAAAAGATGGACGAGAACAGCATTCAATTAAAATATCAGTTATACCATGTACGCTGACTCTGGAAACACAAAGATAACTCACTGTGCTGAAGTCTGTCCCCAACATCTGAGAACATGTTGGGTGGATGGAACCTGAGTGAAAAAAGAAATGGCCCTTTCCACTGATGTGCAGTTTTCTCAGGCAAGAAATGTATACCCTTATCACCAGCTACTAAGTTATATATCACATACTGCTAGGTTGAGCCTACAGTTGATTGGATAATAAAAGTCTGATATAAACTAataatttcaaatgtttaaatCCTCCTTTGAATCTTGATATTTCTTATCTTGGCTAGTTAACTATCTAGCTGGATTATTGTTACAGCCATTCACATAATGCTAACTTTTTAACTCCTACTTGAAGAAAATATGGGAAGAATGGTCTTGGATTATACCATGCTGAGTCTCAATGTCTGCAAAAAGAAGAGGTTGGACTGGATTAGATGAATTCTAAGATGTTTTCTGCCTCTAAATTCTAATATTTCATAAATCTATATCTCGATTTCAGTTTGATCATTGGTAGTACCAATGAGAGAAGCTGGCTGGGCATTATGAAGACACAAAAATATAGACAGTTTATTACCAGATTTAAACACAGTCAAGGAGCTTTCATAGCATTTACTTTCAAAAGGAATCTGAGTATATTCTTCATTAACTTAAATAATTATCCAAGCAATTTTCAGTGTCATCAGGATTTGTAGTGATTACTGAGGCTGGTGCTTGTGGAACCACAAGCAATTCTGAAATTATACCTCCTCTTCACTTTCATTATAGGTAGAAAAGAcgtcaaagacaaagagacaactgaaaatgaaaacacaaagttTGAAGTAAGATTGTTAAGAGACCCAGCTGATGCCTCGGAAGCCCACGAGTCCTCCAGCAGGGGAGAGGCAGGAGCCCCAGGGGAGGAGGACATCCAAGGCCCAACAAAGGCAGACACAGAGAAATGGGCAGAGGGAGGCGGGCACAGCCGAGAGCGAGCGGATGAGCCCCAGTGGAGCCTCTATCCCTCCGACAGCCAAGTCTCCGAAGAAGTGAAGACACGCCATTCTGAGAAGAGCCAgagagaggatgaggaggaggaggagggagagaactATCAAAAAGGGGAGCGAGGGGAAGATAGCAGTGAAGAGAAACACCTTGAAGAGCCAGGAGAGACACAAAACGCTTTTCTCAATGAAAGAAACCAGGcttcagctataaaaaaagaGGAGTTAGTGGCCAGATCGGAAACACATGCTGCCGGGCATTCTCAGGAGAAGACACATAGCCGAGAGAAGAGTAGCCAGGAGAgtggagaggaggcagggagcCGGGAGAATCACCCCCAGGAGTCTAAAGGCCAACCCCGAAGCCAGGAAGAATCTGAGGAAGGTGAGGAAGATGCCACCTCTGAGGTGGACAAACGACGCACGAGGCCCAGACACCACCACGGGAGGAGCAGGCCCGACAGGTCCTCTCAAGGAGGGAGTCTTCCCTCTGAGGAAAAGGGACACCCCCAGGAGGAATCTGAGGAGTCAAACGTCGGCATGGCCAGTTTAGGGGAAAAGAGGGaccaccattcaacccactacaggGCTTCAGAGGAAGAACCTGAATATGGAGAAGAAATAAAGGGTTATCCAGGCGTCCAGGCCCCTGAGGACCTGGAGTGGGAGCGCTATAGGGGCAGAGGAAGTGAGGAATACAGGGCTCCAAGACCTCAGAGTGAGGAGAGTTGGGATGAGGAGGACAAGAGAAACTACCCCAGCTTAGAGCTTGATAACATGGCACATGGATATGGTGAAGAAAGTGAGGAAGAGAGGGGCCTTGAGCCGGGAAAGGGACGCCATCAcagaggcaggggaggggagccACGTGCCTATTTCATGTCTGAcaccagagaagagaaaaggttCTTGGGTGAAGGACACCACCGTGTCCAAGAAAACCAGATGGACAAGGCAAGGAGCCGTCCACAAGATGCGTGGAAAGAGCTGGACAGAAATTATCTCAACTACGGTGAGGAAGGAGCCCCAGGGAAGTGGCAGCAGCAGGGAGACCTGCAGGACACTAAAGAAAACAGGGAGGAGGCTAGGTTTCAAGATAAACAATATAGCTCCCATCACACAGCTGAAAAGAGGAAGAGATTAGGGGAACTGTTCAACCCATACTACGACCCTCTCCAGTGGAAGAGCAGCCATTTTGAAAGAAGAGACAACATGAATGACAATTTTCTCGAGGGTGAGGAGGAAAATGAGCTGACCTTGAACGAGAAGAATTTCTTCCCAGAATACAACTATGACTGGTGGGAGAAAAAGCCCTTCTCTGAGGATGTGAACTGGGGGTATGAGAAGAGAAACCTCGCCAGGGTCCCCAAGCTGGACCTGAAAAGGCAGTATGACAGGGTGGCCCAACTGGACCAGCTCCTTCACTACAGGAAAAAGTCAGCTGAGTTTCCAGACTTCTATGATTCTGAGGAGCCGGTGAGCACCCGCCAGGaggcagaaaatgaaaaggacaGGGCTGACCAGACAGTCCTGACAGAGGACGAGGTATGGTTTGGGGCTTCTGTTTGAAAGTACTTACTCTGGTCAATGTTAGCACATTACGTTCAAGACTATCCGATATTCACGGGGAGAAATTGGTGGGAATTAATCACTATGAAAATGGTGCTCTAGTAATGGAGTGGAGGCCTCCTTGGGGGTCGGTTTCCACCCACCTCTAGCCATCGTCCGCATCCTTGTCCACCTCACTTGGTTGCATTGCTTCTCAACCTTGTCTGCACACTGGGGTCACCTGGAGAGCATGAAAAATTACTGTGTTAGAGATTCTGTCTACTTAGTGCCTAGGGTGCTGCCTGATCATCAGAATATTTTAAAGCTTCCAGATGATTGCAGCGTTCAGCCAACGTTAACAACTACTGTTCTGGTATCTTCCCCTTGGTCCTCTTATTGTTCATCACTCTCtccctgaggcagggagaataggTGATAGAGAAGTTTACTTGCTTGACCATTTAGTTtgctatctttattatttcatgcCCTACTGCCATCAGACATTTGTATCTGGGAGAGGTAACACTATTGGAGCTGAACCTACCCAAACAatgttttttttccctaatattGATTATGTAGGTTGGTGCTTCTCAAAGTTGAATGTCCATCAGGATCATGAGGGATTCCTAGCCCCCAGAGTTCCTCATTTAGTAGGTCCCAAGTGAGACCCTAATATCTACATTTCTGACAAGTTCCTGGCTGATGCCACTGGTcaggggaccacactttgagagtTACTGACGTAGGTTGACTAATGCAGCTTCTAACATGCCTAAAATTCCCCTTTCCACTCATACTCCATCAAactacagcaaaagaaattggTTCGGGACCTCATGCCtccacttttctgtattttccagaaAAAAGAACTCGAAAACTTGGCTGCAATGGATTTGGAACTACAGAAGATAGCTGAGAAATTCAGCCAAAGGGGCTGACTGTCATTGGAGCGGTGGGCACTGTTAAGAAGCAGCCATCACATGATCTGTTTTTCACCACTTCACTGAAAGACACCATTTATCTACCCAAGGGCAGAAAGTAGAACTTactattcattaaatgtttgACACAATTGGAAATGTCTTTAATTTCTGTCAGAATGCTATTGAAAATGTGAATTGCATGACTTGTAGCATATTCTTTTCTGCAAAATAGACATATTAACATGCTTATGACAATGACTGTGCTActgtctttggaaaaatgtttgtctcagttggaaataataaaagattCACCTGAGACCAAAAGCTTCATTGTTCTCAGCTTCTTTTGGGCAAAGAGAGAGGCGTGTGACTTTTCAAATCTATTCTTTGAAGTAAATTGCAAAAGATGGCCCTAGGATTTGTTGGGTTTTGGATGCATAATAGAATAAAAAAGCAAACCTTTTGAAGTAATGTGCAGGATATAAAGAGAAATAGATTAGAAAAAGACATCTACTCCCCCATGCTGAGAGAGATTACAGGGGCTTGAAGAACCTGTTCCAAAAACAATCATaagatattactttaaaaattcctttatcTAAAGAGCTCTACAAGTAGCCAGCCAAAGTTCATTTTTCAGGGCTGAGAAGAAAGCTTGGATAATGGGAAGAATTCCGGGGTGGGAGTGAAAACATCTGGATTGTCAAGACAGATCCCTGGCCCCTCAGATCTTGTCTGATTTCTACTCCTTAAGAAGATAGaggcagccgggcgcggtgtcttacagttgtaatcctagcactttgggaggccaaggcaggcagatcacgaggtcaggagtttgagaccagcctggccaacatggtgaaaccccatctctaataaagatacaaaaaaaaaaaaaaaaaaagctggacatggtggcgggcacctgtaatcccagctacttgggttgcAGTGAGCGCAGATcaggcattgcactccagcctgggtgacagggcgagactctctctcagaaaaaaaaaaaaatatatatatatatatatatatataaaaatatatatatatatataaaaatatatatatatatataaatatatatatatagagagagagagagagagagagagagaggctaggcatggtggctcacacttgtaatctcagcactttgggaggccaaggcaggtggtttgcttgagctcaggagtttgagaccagcctgggcaacatggcgaaaccccgtctctacaaaaaatttaaaaattagccaggcatggtgttgtgcgcctatagtccctccctactcaggaggccgaggcgggaggatcacttgagccctggaagttgaggctgcattgagccgagatcgtgccactgcactccagcctaggcgacagagtaaggtcctgtctcaaaaagaaaaaaaaaggtagagctCTTACTCTGCTGACTCTGTTACTAAGTAGctctgactttgggcaagttacttttcctctctgaacctcaagatcatcaataaaataagatatttgtCTCATTGAGTTGTTACAAGGATGATAGAGTTGATGCAAAACAGAGCAGTGCCTCGTGTATATCAATGGCATAGTAAGTGTTAGCTGCTGCCGTAATCATTCCTGCAGCTTCTTAGGACAATGCAGTTGGACAATTCCCCTTCTCCCTTTTTTTACCTATCATTTAATTCCTCACCCTTGGTGGCTTCTACTTGGTTGATTTCTACTGTTTTCACAGTTTTGGTAAAGAGTTATTCTCTGGAAGGTGGTGCAGAGGAGAGTAAGACCTTCTCTTTACTCTCTGAAGGTTGGATAATTAAGTCTATGAAATAAACTGACAGTAGGCAGATgaacaggagaaaaaaacattttaattacatgCATAGGCCCAGGAGTCCCACACAATAGAAGAATCAGGAGGGCCAGATGATTGAAGTTTTTATAGCATCCTGAGCTACAGAAGAGAATAGGGGGCTTGGGGTTCCTGGGGGACACAGTTATGGGAAGGTAGCAGGAGGAATTGTATGATAAATAAAGGTTGTGTTGTTATGCAGATAAAATCTCTCAGGTAATCAAAGTGATCCAgcagcctcctttttttttttttttttttttttttagagcttaatgaaattttattttgaaaatatggcaAAAGTCTAAGGCACttcaaacatttaaatacatGTAGGACCAAAGTAAATGTGACACAGTATAAAGGAATCCATAAATACAGAGAACTACACTATATTTCTCTAGAGGCAAATACATAGCCAATTCCTCTAACACAATTCAACCTTTATCGTTAGATACAGAATTGTGCaattattaacaaaaatattataatgtTACATGTAGTTCTTCATGTCTTTAATTAGTATGaaatataaaagttgaaaatactgTGCCAATTTCatatactcttttttaaaaaagtcatattTACATCTACCTAGataaaaccaaatgaaaatattttcttttgtaagtttCATACTTTTTGAGAGTTCTATCTAGCCCAGACTGAAGTTACTGATGATCAACtttcttactttaaaataatacgagaaaaatcaacaaaactgtgCTGGGATGGAATTTTGGAAGAGCTTTCTAACGGTGCCACATttggtaaatataaatatttgtggaaaaattttaaaacgtgATGCCAATGAGAACCTGGCACTTCTCTGTGGTGGTGGTCTGGGAGTGGAGAGACGGAATAGAAGGTGCCCATTCAGGTCAGGTCAGGTCACAATTCCCTATGGCTGTACATAACAGAGCAGAGACTCAACAGCAACACAGAGTAGGTTAAAGTGCACCGTATGCAGAGAGAAGATGGCCAGAAAGGAGGCATGCGTGCCCAGGCTGGCAGTCTCTGCACTGTGAAAGCTTCAGTCTTTAGCCCTGGGCTTTATGCTTCTGTTTGCTGGTGAGCTCAGGCACAATGCATATACATTCAGTGTCTGTCACTCCAACAGGCACAGTTGGCAGCTTAATGGTGGCATTAAAATGGAGGGCTATTTGCATACAATCAATCAAATGAAACTCTGTGGCTTCATTCCAAGCCTAGGGGTGCCCGGAGACTGAGCTTTTGCAAAGCTGATGTGGGCATACAGAAGAACAGTGATGCCCTTGTGCCCCACTTCCAGGGCGATCGAGAGCATGGTGCTGCCATCATTGTCCTCTAGGTGGACGTTGCAGCCCAGCTGGGCCAGCAGCAGCTTGATGATCTCCATGTGCCCGTGCTTGCTGGCACAATGAGGACCATGGAGCCCTTGTCGTCCTGGAGGTTGACCTGAGCCCCACAGGCCGGCAGACGATACACCATGCCGATCTGCACAGTAACTGACTGCAGCATGAGGGCCATCTGCCCCAGCTGACTGGCTTTGAGGCTCACGTTTCAGCCAGAGTTCTTCCCCAACCTGCATGTCCTCTGCTTCCGCAGCTGCGAGGGCCGCCAGCATGATGAAGGTATAGCCCCTTGTTCTGGTGATCCACGTTACACAAGTGGGTGTCCAACAGCAGCTTCACAATCTCAAAATTGGAGTGGGACACACTGTAATGGAGGGCTGTGTTGCTGTTGCCATCTGCCAAGTTGATGACCTAGTAGAGGGCATCCAGGGAGGTAGCCTCAAAAGCAGCTCTGTAGTCTCCCAGGGTGGCTGCAATGGCTGACTTCTGACTGGACACACAGAACCACTTGTGCTGGAGGGTGTTCAGACAGAACCTCATATCTTTGCTGGTCACAGCTTTGGGgtcatttatgttatttttcagtAAGTTGCAAGCAGACAacattttttcacttaatttatACCTCCCTCTGATTTTCACCTTCTCAGGTTCACGTTCTTGAAACTGCATTTCATCTTCCA
This window harbors:
- the CHGB gene encoding secretogranin-1 precursor (The RefSeq protein has 4 substitutions compared to this genomic sequence) — its product is MQPTLLPSLLGAVGLAAVNSMPVDNRNHNEEMVTRCIIEVLSNALSKSSAPPITPECRQVLKTSRKDVKDKETTENENTKFEVRLLRDPADASEAHESSSRGEAGAPGEEDIQGPTKADTEKWAEGGGHSRERADEPQWSLYPSDSQVSEEVKTRHSEKSQREDEEEEEGENYQKGERGEDSSEEKHLEEPGETQNAFLNERNQASAIKKQELVARSETHAAGHSQERTHSREKSSQESGEEAGSRENHPQESKGQPRSQEESEEGEEDATSEVDKRRTRPRHHHGRSRPDRSSQGGSLPSEEKGHPQEESEESNVGMASSGEKRDHHSTHYRASEEEPEYGEEIKGYPGVQAPEDLEWERYRGRGSEEYRAPRPQSEESWDEEDKRNYPSLELDNMAHGYGEESEEERGLEPGKGRHHRGRGGEPRAYFMSDTREEKRFLGEGHHRVQENQMDKARSRPQDAWKELDRNYLNYGEEGAPGKWQQQGDLQDTKENREEARFQDKQYSSHHTAEKRKRLGELFNPYYDPLQWKSSHFERRDNMNDNFLEGEEENELTLNEKNFFPEYNYDWWEKKPFSEDVNWGYEKRNLARVPKLDLKRQYDRVAQLDQLLHYRKKSAEFPDFYDSEEPVSTRQEAENEKDRADQTVLTEDEKKELENLAAMDLELQKIAEKFSQRG